The genomic region AAGAAGAATTATGTCCAAATTGTCAATTCTAACATTATTAAAAGTCATCAAAATAGACAAAAAATTTCAGACTTAATTTTTATACCTAACTCGTAGTCTAATTGACGTAGAGAAAAAAtgggataaaaataaaattccaataaggggatgggtacgaactttcggcttcaatgctatttaaatgggattcatttttttcgaatcctgagaaaggtaataagtatttttgaaaaatttaaacgcagactcAATGACTACATTATTACctagggcagaaagtccctgaaaacttctataatgtttattttaataagttgcaggggtgaaaaactaagagaaaattgggtgtgatttttaatttcaaatatctcattcaaaaaaaactttttatttactctaagggactttcagcactcgttaataaagtaatctttcattctgcgtttaaatttttcaaaaatacttttaatagttttcgcaggattcgaaaaaattgattacgtttaaaatacattgaaaattttgacaggcatcaaaattttgcattttgttcctttccccttaaaaataagtattttatatgGAATTAAGCCATATggtattggtgtaatgaaaattatatttttaattaactaatgtttgatGTTTAGATTTCCACTCccgaaatcgttctcaaaaaagattattctAAACAATTCTGGGAAAATGCTACAAGAAAGTAGTTTCAGaacattgttttaatttttggttcatttttttattctattaattttctgtcgcattttttgtccattttttatgcGCAATGTActtttgagaaatattttttagTAGTTACCTTTATGAGTCCAATTATTTTGTTCTTTGTTCTTCATTATTAGGTATCAACAGCGAAGAGATCTTAGCCTACTGCGCTGTGTTAAATCTTACTGCAATTTTAATGTTGTTGTCTGTTACTCATTATGTTAATCAGGGCCGGATTTACCAAATTTTTCACTATAGGCCCGTCTCCAATGGCGCCCCTCCCTAGATGCCCCCCACGCCAGATGTTAAAAGCTGCATATGTACCAATTGAATGAGAAAATGAATAGTGAAAGGAAGGGTATTAAAAGGCTTACTTGGACGAAGAGGATGAGAGGATTaacctttaataaaaaaacataGAAGGGGtgaattaaaagttttatttttacgATTAAAACATACAAGCACAGAGAAAATCgaactttaattaataataataaaagtatgtTCCTAGAACACTTTCTTCCTTGTCTTCTTTTCGGCAAACACATTTATTATATTTTCACAATCCAAGTTTTTTGTAATACTTTTTTCAATCGCGAGGAGCACTAGAGGACTTAACCTTTCATCGCGAGTAGTGGAACGTAAACAATTTTTAACGCGTTTCAGCACTGATAACGATCTTTCTCCTGAACAGTTAGTCACTGGAATACTAAGTAATATTCGTACAGTAATGTTCACATTTGGGTAAACATCCCCTAAATCTTTCTTATGAAGAAAAGCGTTGAGTTCGGAGGCTGATGTACCTTTGTAATTTGAAATCTTTAAATGCTCCTTTAAGTGCATGCACTCGTCTGCCAAAACAGACTCTAAATCTTCCGCATAAAGTTCCACAAGTTTGTCAGCAAATTTTGTAATTGTACGTCCATCGAGGTCTAACAAGTTTTctagaaaataaattttttcccaAAGGACAGTGTAAGTCTCGCTTCGCCGTTTTAGCTCTGCATATAAAACATCCAGAATCACATTAAATACTTTGACTCGAAAGTTTTCTGAGCCGTCAGATGGCACATATCCTCCCTGCTTTGTCTCGTCACTCCTTGTTTTTCTTAATGGTTTCCTTTTAAGATCGTACGAATATTGGGAAATACTGGTTAACTCTAAGCGTAACATTCAACTACAGTGCTTAAatttatacttactttttggaGCTTTTCGCTGACAACtttaaacctttttaaaattgcGTTC from Diabrotica virgifera virgifera chromosome 3, PGI_DIABVI_V3a harbors:
- the LOC126882628 gene encoding uncharacterized protein LOC126882628; translation: MLRLELTSISQYSYDLKRKPLRKTRSDETKQGGYVPSDGSENFRVKVFNVILDVLYAELKRRSETYTVLWEKIYFLENLLDLDGRTITKFADKLVELYAEDLESVLADECMHLKEHLKISNYKGTSASELNAFLHKKDLGDVYPNVNITVRILLSIPVTNCSGERSLSVLKRVKNCLRSTTRDERLSPLVLLAIEKSITKNLDCENIINVFAEKKTRKKVF